The segment TAGGGACAAGATTTTTTTGGATTAATTCTTCTAGAAAAGCTTCATTGATATTTATTATATTTCCTACATAACCAATATCTATTTTTTGGCCATTTTTATAAAGATATTTTTTTTCTACCGTAATGAGATTTGAATCTTTTCCGCTAATTCCAATAGCATTGATGCCGTATTGACAAATTTGAGAGGTTAAGTTTTTGTTAATATTACCAGATAATATCATTTCTACAATGTCAATTGTTTCTTGAGTAGTTACTCGTAGCCCATCAATAAAATCACTTTGAATCTTTAATTGCTCTAATAAGTTAGAGATTTTTGGCCCTCCTCCATGTACAATTACGGTGTGGATCCCTACGAAGTTTAATAAGGCTACATCTTGGATAAATGTTTTTTGAGCCTTTTCATTTTGCATAATACTTCCACCGTATTTAATAACAAAGGTTTTACCTGAAAATTTTTTTATATAAGGTAAGGCTTCTATCAGAATGGATATTTTTTCTTCCGTCATTTTATATAGAGACCCCTTTCTATGATTTAATAATAATTATACATAAAAAAAAATAAATATTCAATAAAGTATTGTATTTTTATAAAAAAATATGTATAATTATATAAAAGTTGGAGAAAGGGGGGCATCTAAAATGATTAAAGTTGGAATCGTTGGAGCTACAGGATATGTTGGTCAACAATTAACATGGCTCTTATACCACCATCCAAAATGTGAGATTTCTTTTTTAACATCTAATCAGTATAGTAAAATGAATTTTTCTAAAATTTATGGTCAATATAAAGGATTTATAAATAAAAAATGTATAAAAATTCAAGAAATAGATGATTATCTTGATCAAACTGATGTGGTGTTTTTGGCACTTCCTCACGGAAAGGCCTTTGTTTTAGCAAAGAAATGTTTAGCAAAAGGAATAAAAGTGATTGATATGGGAGCGGATTTTCGCTTGAAAGATCCAGAGATTTATGAAAAATGGTATCAAGTAAAGCATGATGGAGTGGACTTTATTTCCCAAGCAGTGTATGGGTTACCAGAGATTCATAGGGAAGAGATCAAAGAAGCAGATTTTATTGCCAATCCAGGATGTTATTGTACAGCAAGTATTTTAGCTCTTATTCCTTTATTAAAAGCAGGAGTGATGGATCCTTCTTCTATTATTATAGATGCAGCTTCAGGAGTATCAGGCTCTGGACGAAGTGCGAATACGGAAAATTTATTTACAGAGGTTCATGAATCTTTTAAGGCTTATAAAGTGGCTAGTCATAGGCATACTCCAGAGATTGAGCAAGAGTTATCTGCGGCTTCTTATGATAAAAAAAAGATTAAAATAACTTTTACACCGCATTTAGCACCTATGAATCGGGGAATTTTAGCAACTTGTTATGGAAATTTAGAAAATAAACAATCTATTGAAGAGCTGTATGAGTTATATTATAAAGAATATGGGGAGGAATATTTTATCAGAATATTAGAAGATTTACCAGAGACAAGATGGGTAAAAGGCTCTAATTTTTGTGATATTGCTCTTCGAATTGATGAAAGAAGCAATCGGATTATTGTAATATCTGCTATTGATAATATGGGTAAAGGAGCTGCAGGACAGGGGATACAGAATTTAAATATTCTCTTTGGCTTAAAAGAACAAGAAGGATTAGAAATGTTGGCAATGATGCCTTAATATAAAATTTGATAAAGAAGGGATAGAGATATGAAAATTTTACCTAATAAAACAATAACAGATGTATCAGGTTTTTTAGCCAGTGGGATTCATAGTGGAATTAGAAAAAGTGGGAAAAAAGATTTAGCAGTCATTTATTCTGAGAAAGAAGCGATTGCTGCTGCTGCGTTAACTACTAATAAAGTAAAGGCGGCTCCTGTATTGGTAACAATGCAGAATTTAAAATCAGAGTCCATTCAAGCGATTGTAGTAAATAGTGGTGTTGCAAATGCTTGTACGGGAGCGAAAGGAATAGAAAATGCAAAACAAATGGTTGAACAGGTAGCAGATTGTCTTCATATTTCTAACGAAAAAGTATTGGTCAGTTCCACTGGATTAATAGGAACACAATTACCTATGGAAAAGGTTTTGCCTGGAATTGAAAAAGCATGCAGTAAACTTTCTCATAATGGCGGGAAAGATGCAGCAGAAGCAATATTAACTACGGATACTTTTAAAAAGACTATTGCAGTAGAAGTAGAACTTGGAGGAAAACCAGTAACCATTAGTGGGATTGCAAAGGGATCTGGGATGATTCATCCTAATATGGCAACCATGTTAAGCTTTATTATGACCAATGTAAAAATGTCTAAGTCTCTTTTAAATCAACTTTTCAAAGAAAGTGTAGTAGATTCTTATAATATGATTTCTGTAGACGGAGATTCAAGTACCAATGATATGGCTATTATATTAGCCAATGGTATGGCAGAAAATCCTCTTTTAGATGAAAATTCAGAAGATATTTCAAAATTTAAAGAGGCTCTAGATTTTGTAAATAAAGAGCTGGCAAAGATGATTGCAAAAGATGGAGAAGGGGCAAGTAAATGGATGGAAGTTTCTTTATATCATGCAC is part of the Garciella nitratireducens DSM 15102 genome and harbors:
- the argB gene encoding acetylglutamate kinase, whose translation is MTEEKISILIEALPYIKKFSGKTFVIKYGGSIMQNEKAQKTFIQDVALLNFVGIHTVIVHGGGPKISNLLEQLKIQSDFIDGLRVTTQETIDIVEMILSGNINKNLTSQICQYGINAIGISGKDSNLITVEKKYLYKNGQKIDIGYVGNIININEAFLEELIQKNLVPIISPIGCDKMGKTYNINADTVAGAVSSALKAEKLILLTDVEGIYKNMNDPSSLLSLITLDEIDQYIEQKIISGGMIPKIQCCIEAIKHGTRGVHLIDGRREHSLLLEIFTHKGIGTMIKKGVNEKWQKNIS
- the argC gene encoding N-acetyl-gamma-glutamyl-phosphate reductase — protein: MIKVGIVGATGYVGQQLTWLLYHHPKCEISFLTSNQYSKMNFSKIYGQYKGFINKKCIKIQEIDDYLDQTDVVFLALPHGKAFVLAKKCLAKGIKVIDMGADFRLKDPEIYEKWYQVKHDGVDFISQAVYGLPEIHREEIKEADFIANPGCYCTASILALIPLLKAGVMDPSSIIIDAASGVSGSGRSANTENLFTEVHESFKAYKVASHRHTPEIEQELSAASYDKKKIKITFTPHLAPMNRGILATCYGNLENKQSIEELYELYYKEYGEEYFIRILEDLPETRWVKGSNFCDIALRIDERSNRIIVISAIDNMGKGAAGQGIQNLNILFGLKEQEGLEMLAMMP
- the argJ gene encoding bifunctional glutamate N-acetyltransferase/amino-acid acetyltransferase ArgJ, with product MKILPNKTITDVSGFLASGIHSGIRKSGKKDLAVIYSEKEAIAAAALTTNKVKAAPVLVTMQNLKSESIQAIVVNSGVANACTGAKGIENAKQMVEQVADCLHISNEKVLVSSTGLIGTQLPMEKVLPGIEKACSKLSHNGGKDAAEAILTTDTFKKTIAVEVELGGKPVTISGIAKGSGMIHPNMATMLSFIMTNVKMSKSLLNQLFKESVVDSYNMISVDGDSSTNDMAIILANGMAENPLLDENSEDISKFKEALDFVNKELAKMIAKDGEGASKWMEVSLYHAPSKESARVFARSVVSSNLVKAAIFGSDANWGRIMCALGYADADCDLSKVDIFFGNKEDKIQVVKNGIGLLFDENKVKEILDQSFVNIIIDLKSGEYQAKAWGCDLTYEYVKISGNYRK